A stretch of the Streptomyces sp. NBC_00078 genome encodes the following:
- a CDS encoding cupin domain-containing protein, whose translation MIEIKAVDKPDERRDFPRGHLEAVHMTGLDFAVATFEPGWRWSESVGPIAGTDTCQVHHNGYCVKGRMRIRMDEGGESEVAEGDAFVIPPGHDAWVVGDEPCMVYDFAGGMATDYAKAKD comes from the coding sequence ATGATCGAGATCAAGGCCGTGGACAAGCCCGACGAGCGGCGCGACTTTCCGCGCGGACACCTCGAAGCAGTCCATATGACGGGGCTCGACTTCGCCGTGGCCACCTTCGAACCCGGCTGGCGCTGGTCCGAGTCCGTAGGGCCCATCGCCGGCACGGACACCTGCCAGGTCCATCACAACGGCTACTGCGTCAAAGGGCGCATGCGCATACGCATGGACGAGGGCGGCGAGAGCGAGGTCGCAGAGGGCGACGCCTTTGTGATCCCGCCCGGCCACGACGCCTGGGTGGTCGGGGACGAACCGTGCATGGTCTACGACTTCGCAGGCGGCATGGCAACGGACTACGCGAAGGCGAAGGACTAG
- a CDS encoding 4-hydroxybenzoate 3-monooxygenase, translating into MAGAAGVLGQSPEFATVVVIGAGPAGLTVANLLRRSGVDCVVLERRSREYVAQRQRAGIVETRAVRMFDRWGLAERVLGGPPHDGILEFRVDGESHLVSDSDGSEGPAARLCPQQILVQKLTATYLADGGDLRFEAADVSVHDLNGDRPTVRYRTADGTPHTLTCAFVAGCDGDRGYSRTVVPEGVLTAHAFDHGIGWLTVLADAPPPAHPLLAVSSQGFAAHFPRGPHSSRYYLQCPPDDHPEAWPDTRVWDALRGRLGDSALAAGPITEREIFQLRSLVHDPMQYGRLFLVGDAAHIVSPMGGKGMNLALYDADLFAGAVRDFLRDGDESGLRSYSQRCLRRVWNDQEFSHWLTRTVHDAGDDSRCGPFHRSLARARLDRLFTSPPAARAFAELVTGLDPVG; encoded by the coding sequence GTGGCAGGAGCAGCAGGGGTGTTGGGGCAGTCTCCGGAGTTCGCGACCGTCGTGGTGATCGGTGCCGGCCCGGCGGGTCTGACCGTCGCCAACCTGCTGCGGCGCAGCGGTGTCGACTGTGTCGTCCTGGAACGCCGAAGCCGCGAGTACGTGGCGCAGCGCCAGCGTGCCGGCATCGTGGAAACCCGCGCCGTCCGTATGTTCGACCGCTGGGGGCTGGCCGAGCGCGTCCTCGGAGGCCCCCCGCACGACGGCATCCTGGAGTTTCGGGTGGACGGCGAGAGCCACCTGGTGTCCGACAGCGACGGCTCCGAAGGTCCCGCGGCCCGCCTGTGCCCCCAGCAGATCCTGGTCCAGAAGCTCACGGCCACCTACCTCGCCGACGGCGGAGACCTCCGCTTCGAGGCCGCCGATGTCTCCGTGCACGACCTGAACGGCGATCGCCCCACCGTTCGATACCGCACCGCCGACGGCACCCCGCACACCCTCACCTGCGCCTTCGTAGCGGGCTGCGACGGCGACCGGGGCTACAGCCGCACCGTCGTCCCCGAAGGCGTCCTGACCGCGCACGCCTTCGACCACGGCATCGGCTGGCTCACGGTCCTCGCCGACGCCCCGCCCCCGGCCCATCCTCTCCTCGCCGTCAGCTCGCAGGGCTTCGCCGCCCACTTCCCGCGCGGCCCGCACAGCAGCCGTTACTACCTCCAGTGCCCACCCGACGACCACCCCGAGGCCTGGCCGGACACCCGGGTCTGGGACGCTCTGCGCGGCCGGCTCGGCGATTCCGCCCTCGCCGCCGGCCCCATCACCGAGCGCGAGATCTTCCAGCTGCGCAGCCTCGTCCACGACCCCATGCAGTACGGACGGCTGTTCCTCGTCGGCGACGCCGCCCACATCGTCTCCCCGATGGGCGGCAAGGGCATGAACCTCGCCCTGTACGACGCCGATCTCTTCGCCGGGGCCGTCCGGGACTTCCTGCGCGACGGTGACGAGTCAGGGCTGCGCAGCTACTCGCAGCGCTGCCTCCGCCGCGTCTGGAACGACCAGGAATTCTCCCACTGGCTGACCCGGACCGTCCACGACGCCGGCGACGACAGCCGCTGCGGTCCCTTCCACCGCAGCCTGGCCCGAGCGCGCCTCGACCGGCTTTTCACCTCACCGCCCGCAGCCCGCGCCTTCGCGGAACTCGTGACGGGGCTGGACCCGGTCGGCTGA
- a CDS encoding SulP family inorganic anion transporter, producing MSQGEGRRVPWWRKSLPGAVALLGYRRAWLRGDLLAGLTVAAYLVPQVMAYAGVAGLPPVAGLWAILPALAVYALFGSSRLLSVGPESTTALMTATVVGPLAGGDPGHYASLAAALAVTVGLLCLVARAVRLGFLADLLSRPVLIGYLAGVALIMMVDQLPKLTGVRTTGSEFFPQLWSFITHLPDIHAATVIVSAAILTFVLTAWRYVPAVPGPLLAVILGTLAVVSFDLDGRYGIKVIGEVPAGLPGLALPDLGELPHLVLPALGVLIVAYTDFILTARAFTGHDGEGPGLDANQEFLALGAANLGAGVLHGFPVSSSASRTALAASSGARSQAYSLIAGAVVLAVLLFLSPLLARTPSAVLGALVVYAAVRMIDLAGFRRLASFRRRELLLALGCLAGVLALDILYGVIVAVGLSVAELLTRVARPHDAVEGLVPGLAGMHDVDDYPQADTIPGLLVYRYDSPLFFANAENFRLRALAAVDEQTDPVRWFVLNTEANVEVDITALDAVDELRRELTHRGIVFALARVKQDLLHDLGAYGLAESVGPNLIFPTLPTAVAAYRTWRGDH from the coding sequence ATGTCCCAGGGCGAAGGCAGACGTGTCCCGTGGTGGCGCAAGTCGTTGCCCGGTGCCGTCGCCCTGCTCGGCTACCGACGCGCATGGCTGAGAGGCGACCTGCTGGCCGGTCTCACCGTGGCCGCGTACCTGGTGCCACAGGTCATGGCCTACGCGGGCGTGGCCGGGCTCCCGCCGGTAGCCGGACTGTGGGCGATCCTGCCCGCGCTCGCCGTGTACGCACTGTTCGGGTCCTCACGCCTGCTCTCGGTGGGGCCCGAATCCACCACCGCGCTCATGACGGCCACGGTCGTCGGCCCGCTCGCGGGCGGTGACCCGGGGCACTACGCGTCGCTTGCGGCAGCCCTCGCGGTTACGGTCGGACTGCTGTGTCTGGTGGCACGGGCGGTGCGGCTGGGCTTCCTCGCGGACCTGCTCTCCCGCCCGGTGCTGATCGGCTACCTTGCGGGCGTGGCGCTGATCATGATGGTGGACCAGCTGCCCAAGCTCACCGGCGTACGGACGACGGGCTCGGAGTTCTTCCCCCAACTGTGGTCCTTCATCACGCACTTGCCCGACATCCACGCGGCCACCGTCATCGTGTCCGCGGCGATCCTGACATTCGTCCTCACGGCGTGGAGGTACGTTCCTGCCGTCCCCGGGCCCCTGCTCGCCGTCATCCTCGGCACGCTCGCCGTGGTGTCCTTCGACCTCGACGGCCGGTACGGCATCAAGGTGATCGGCGAGGTGCCGGCGGGGCTGCCGGGCCTCGCGTTGCCGGACCTCGGTGAGCTGCCACATCTCGTGCTCCCGGCCCTCGGCGTGCTCATCGTCGCGTACACCGACTTCATTCTCACCGCACGGGCGTTCACCGGCCACGACGGCGAAGGCCCCGGCCTGGACGCCAACCAGGAGTTCCTGGCGCTGGGCGCGGCCAACCTCGGCGCGGGCGTCCTGCACGGGTTCCCGGTCAGCAGCAGCGCCAGCCGCACCGCGCTGGCCGCCTCGTCGGGCGCCCGCAGCCAGGCGTACTCCCTGATCGCGGGTGCGGTGGTGCTGGCCGTGCTGCTGTTCCTCAGCCCCCTGCTCGCCCGAACGCCCTCCGCCGTCCTCGGCGCACTGGTCGTGTACGCGGCCGTGCGGATGATCGACCTGGCGGGCTTTCGCCGCCTGGCCTCCTTCCGACGCCGCGAACTCCTGCTCGCCCTCGGCTGCCTGGCCGGCGTACTCGCCCTGGACATCCTGTACGGCGTGATCGTCGCCGTCGGCCTGTCGGTGGCCGAACTGCTGACGCGGGTGGCCCGCCCCCACGACGCCGTCGAGGGCCTGGTCCCCGGCCTGGCCGGCATGCACGACGTGGACGACTACCCGCAGGCCGACACGATCCCCGGCCTGCTGGTGTACCGCTACGACTCCCCGCTCTTCTTCGCCAACGCGGAGAACTTCCGCCTCCGCGCCCTGGCCGCAGTCGACGAACAGACCGACCCCGTGCGCTGGTTCGTCCTCAACACCGAGGCCAACGTGGAGGTCGACATCACCGCCCTCGACGCCGTCGACGAACTGCGCCGCGAACTCACCCACCGCGGCATCGTGTTCGCCCTTGCCCGCGTCAAACAGGACCTTCTGCACGACCTCGGGGCGTACGGCCTCGCGGAGTCCGTCGGACCGAACCTGATCTTCCCGACCCTGCCGACCGCCGTCGCCGCCTATCGGACATGGCGCGGCGACCACTAG
- a CDS encoding MoxR family ATPase, whose product MFTSVDDVSARLAATGYLASPAVATTVFLADRLGKPLLVEGPAGVGKTELAKAVAEVAQARLVRLQCYEGVDESRALYEWNHAKQLLRISAGRDETWDEARTDIFSEEFLLTRPLLTAIRGDDPKVLLIDETDKADVEVEGLLLEVLSDFQVTVPELGTITATRRPFVVLTSNASRELSEALRRRCLFLHIGFPDEELERRIVRLKVPGLDQALATSVVRVVGALRAMDLRKVPSVAETIDWARTLLALGADTLDETVVHDSLGVLLKHQDDVLKAAAKLDLDAV is encoded by the coding sequence CTGTTCACATCCGTCGACGACGTCTCCGCGCGTCTCGCCGCCACCGGATATCTCGCCTCGCCCGCGGTCGCCACGACCGTCTTCCTCGCCGACCGGCTGGGCAAGCCGCTGCTGGTGGAGGGCCCCGCCGGGGTCGGCAAGACCGAGCTGGCCAAGGCCGTCGCCGAGGTGGCGCAGGCCCGGCTGGTCCGGCTGCAGTGCTACGAGGGCGTCGACGAGTCCCGGGCGCTGTACGAGTGGAACCACGCCAAGCAGCTGCTGCGCATCAGCGCGGGCCGCGACGAGACGTGGGACGAGGCGCGCACGGACATCTTCAGCGAGGAGTTCCTGCTCACACGGCCTCTGCTCACCGCCATCCGCGGTGACGACCCCAAGGTGCTGCTGATCGACGAGACCGACAAGGCGGACGTCGAGGTGGAGGGCCTGCTCCTGGAGGTGCTGAGCGACTTCCAGGTCACCGTCCCCGAACTGGGCACGATCACCGCGACCCGGCGTCCCTTCGTCGTCCTCACCTCCAACGCCAGCCGCGAGCTGTCCGAGGCGCTGCGGCGCCGTTGTCTCTTCCTCCACATCGGCTTCCCCGACGAGGAGTTGGAGCGTCGCATCGTACGGTTGAAGGTGCCCGGTCTTGATCAGGCACTGGCGACTTCGGTGGTCCGGGTGGTCGGTGCCCTGCGCGCGATGGACCTGCGCAAGGTGCCCTCGGTCGCCGAGACGATCGACTGGGCGCGCACGCTCCTGGCGCTGGGCGCCGACACCCTCGACGAGACCGTCGTACACGACAGTCTGGGCGTTCTGCTCAAGCACCAGGACGACGTCCTCAAGGCGGCCGCCAAGCTCGACCTGGACGCCGTGTGA
- a CDS encoding DUF2252 domain-containing protein, which yields MTSNHTDNSDIRHRTPQERAERGKAARSSVPRSSHAEFAPTVKRPDPVDIIEAQSATRVPELVPIRYGRMTESPFRFYRGAAAIMAGDLDDTPRSGIRAQLCGDAHLLNFRLLASPERRMMFDINDFDETLPGPWEWDLKRLSASFVIAGRANGFTGKERAGIVRATVRSYREWMRRFAKMGNLAVWYAQFDEAWVREHFGGELSARGRDRWAQAVTKARSRDSLQAFGKLTHIVDGQARIAAVPPLITPLQDLLKGVERNALEKEIHRLIERYGRSVQSDRRSLLEQYRVTDVARKVVGVGSVGTRCWIVLLLGRDDRDPLLLQAKEADQSVLAPFAGASAYATQGERVVSGQRLMQATSDIFLGWERVDGIDGRRRDFYVRQLRDWKGIAEPEAMVPAGMRTFGELCGATLARAHARSGDRIAIAAYLGGGDSFDRALATFAERYADQNEKDHQALVDAVRTGRLTAEAA from the coding sequence ATGACCTCGAACCACACCGACAACAGCGACATCCGCCACCGCACACCTCAGGAGCGAGCCGAACGCGGCAAGGCCGCCCGGTCGTCCGTGCCCCGGTCCAGCCACGCCGAGTTCGCTCCCACCGTGAAGCGGCCCGACCCGGTGGACATCATCGAGGCGCAGTCGGCGACGCGGGTCCCCGAACTCGTCCCGATCCGCTACGGCCGGATGACCGAGTCGCCGTTCCGCTTCTACCGGGGGGCCGCCGCCATCATGGCCGGCGATCTCGACGACACCCCCCGCTCCGGGATCAGGGCGCAGTTGTGCGGGGACGCGCACCTGCTGAACTTCCGGCTGCTGGCCTCGCCCGAGCGACGCATGATGTTCGACATCAACGACTTCGACGAGACGCTGCCCGGCCCCTGGGAGTGGGACCTCAAGCGGCTGTCCGCGAGCTTCGTCATCGCGGGCCGGGCGAACGGCTTCACCGGCAAGGAACGGGCCGGCATCGTCCGGGCGACGGTGCGCTCCTACCGCGAGTGGATGCGGCGCTTCGCCAAGATGGGCAACCTCGCCGTGTGGTACGCCCAGTTCGACGAAGCGTGGGTGCGGGAACACTTCGGCGGGGAGCTGAGCGCACGGGGCCGCGACCGGTGGGCGCAGGCGGTGACCAAGGCACGCAGCCGGGACAGTCTCCAGGCCTTCGGCAAGCTCACCCACATCGTCGACGGGCAGGCCCGCATCGCCGCGGTTCCGCCGCTGATAACGCCGCTGCAGGACCTGCTCAAGGGCGTCGAACGCAACGCGCTGGAGAAGGAGATCCACCGGCTGATCGAACGGTACGGCCGCTCCGTGCAATCGGATCGACGGTCCCTGCTGGAGCAGTACCGGGTGACCGACGTGGCCCGCAAGGTGGTCGGGGTCGGCAGTGTGGGCACCCGCTGCTGGATCGTGCTCCTGCTCGGCCGGGACGACAGGGATCCCCTTCTCCTGCAAGCCAAGGAGGCCGACCAGTCGGTGCTGGCGCCCTTCGCCGGCGCCAGCGCCTATGCGACACAGGGCGAGCGCGTGGTGTCCGGCCAGCGGCTCATGCAGGCCACCAGCGACATCTTCCTCGGCTGGGAGCGGGTCGACGGGATCGACGGTCGCCGACGCGACTTCTACGTACGGCAGTTGAGGGACTGGAAGGGCATCGCCGAACCCGAGGCGATGGTGCCGGCCGGAATGCGAACCTTCGGTGAGCTGTGCGGCGCCACGCTGGCCCGCGCACACGCGCGGTCCGGCGACCGGATCGCCATCGCCGCGTATCTCGGCGGGGGCGACTCCTTCGACCGGGCGCTGGCGACCTTCGCCGAGCGCTACGCCGACCAGAACGAGAAGGACCACCAGGCACTCGTCGACGCCGTCCGTACGGGCCGGTTGACGGCTGAAGCAGCCTGA
- a CDS encoding nuclear transport factor 2 family protein encodes MAEHPHALLIRQGYEAFSSGDMDTLRSMMTSDATHHVPGSHPLSGDCKGIDAILDYYRRLFEETGGTFKVELRTILVDGRGHAVSLHHATARRGDKSMDEDGGIVFRIVGDKITDLDECVENLDAGNEFWS; translated from the coding sequence GTGGCTGAACACCCCCACGCACTGCTCATCCGCCAGGGCTACGAAGCCTTCTCAAGCGGTGACATGGACACCCTGCGCTCGATGATGACGAGCGACGCCACGCACCACGTGCCCGGGAGCCACCCGCTGTCCGGAGACTGCAAGGGGATCGACGCGATCCTCGACTACTACCGCCGGCTCTTCGAGGAGACGGGCGGCACGTTCAAGGTCGAACTGCGCACCATCCTGGTGGACGGCCGCGGCCATGCGGTCTCGCTCCACCACGCCACCGCCCGCCGTGGCGACAAGAGCATGGACGAGGACGGAGGCATCGTCTTCCGGATCGTCGGAGACAAGATCACCGACCTCGACGAGTGCGTGGAAAACCTCGACGCGGGCAACGAGTTCTGGTCATGA
- a CDS encoding LUD domain-containing protein has product MSSRERILGRVRRALADVGQDDTPYEQAVPRDYLREHGERSVERTVDLLAENLAEYRAIVHRCAEDELAAVIGRLLAERGSKTVLVPAGLDEEWFAATDAERVPDRGESTPHELDRVDSVVTACAVAVAETGTIVLDGGPDQGRRRITLVPDHHICVVRVPEQVVSAVPQALERLDPARPLTWISGPSATSDIELDRVEGVHGPRSLEVVLVSGRPGAEATS; this is encoded by the coding sequence GTGAGCAGCAGGGAACGGATCCTGGGCCGGGTGCGGCGCGCTCTGGCGGACGTGGGACAGGACGACACGCCGTACGAGCAGGCGGTTCCTCGGGACTATCTGCGCGAGCACGGCGAGCGGAGTGTCGAGCGGACGGTGGATCTGCTGGCCGAGAACCTGGCGGAATACCGGGCGATCGTGCACCGCTGCGCGGAGGACGAACTGGCGGCGGTGATCGGCCGGTTGCTCGCCGAGCGGGGCTCGAAGACGGTGCTGGTGCCGGCGGGGCTGGACGAGGAGTGGTTCGCGGCGACGGATGCCGAGCGGGTCCCGGATCGCGGTGAGAGCACCCCGCACGAGCTGGACCGGGTCGACAGCGTGGTCACCGCGTGTGCGGTGGCCGTCGCCGAGACCGGGACGATCGTGCTGGACGGCGGCCCGGACCAGGGCCGCCGCCGGATCACGCTCGTCCCCGACCACCACATCTGTGTCGTACGGGTGCCGGAGCAGGTGGTGTCCGCCGTGCCCCAGGCACTGGAACGCCTCGACCCGGCCCGCCCGTTGACATGGATCTCCGGCCCGTCCGCGACCAGCGACATCGAGCTGGACCGGGTCGAGGGGGTACACGGTCCGCGCTCCCTGGAGGTGGTGCTGGTGAGTGGCCGACCGGGCGCCGAGGCCACTTCGTAG
- a CDS encoding VWA domain-containing protein, whose protein sequence is MRIGTGETVDAAQAVAALGLADRELLREGLAATLLHGPAQRQVFDPVFDLYFPRGIGAPEGESADRDDLRDRLAAALAAGDEMLMARLAAEAVDGFGGYGSSPASDGWSSHQTLDRVRPQTLFARVRDSVRAQSGASGFTDRLLEDEIRRRIETFRRQVAAEARRRIAERRDRDELARRAVATTPDRLDFLYAGKLQLAELRRTVQPLARKLATRLAARRRRTSRGSIDLRRTLRGSLSTGGVPMKPVLRRRRPVRPELVLLCDVSGSVSGFSDFTMLLVQALHDQFSKVRVFAFVNRLDEVTPLLVHGAADPEGLGARIRAEATLTGWHGSSDYGVALGEFAERYGDAVGPRTTVFVLGDARTNMSDPNLAAVGRVAERARRVYWLNPEPQALWGTGDSAAPAYAELVDMHECRTARQLSALIARLLPV, encoded by the coding sequence ATGCGGATCGGCACCGGCGAGACCGTGGACGCGGCGCAGGCTGTGGCGGCGCTCGGCCTCGCCGACCGCGAGCTGCTGCGGGAAGGGCTGGCCGCGACGCTGCTGCACGGGCCGGCCCAGCGGCAGGTGTTCGACCCGGTCTTCGACCTGTACTTCCCGCGCGGCATCGGCGCGCCCGAGGGTGAGTCGGCGGACCGGGACGATCTGCGGGACCGACTCGCGGCAGCACTGGCCGCGGGCGACGAGATGCTGATGGCGCGACTGGCCGCCGAGGCGGTGGACGGCTTCGGCGGATACGGCTCCTCCCCCGCTTCTGACGGCTGGTCGTCGCATCAGACCCTCGACCGGGTCCGCCCGCAGACGCTGTTCGCCCGTGTCCGCGACAGTGTCCGGGCGCAGAGCGGCGCGTCCGGGTTCACCGACCGGCTGCTGGAGGACGAGATCCGGCGACGCATCGAGACCTTCCGGCGGCAGGTGGCCGCGGAGGCCCGGCGCCGGATCGCCGAGCGGCGCGACCGGGACGAACTCGCCCGGCGCGCGGTGGCCACGACGCCCGACCGGCTCGACTTCCTGTACGCCGGCAAGCTCCAGCTCGCCGAACTGCGCAGGACAGTTCAGCCGCTCGCCCGCAAGCTCGCCACCCGGCTCGCGGCACGCCGGCGCCGCACCTCCCGCGGCAGCATCGACCTGCGCCGCACCCTGCGCGGATCGCTGTCGACGGGCGGGGTGCCGATGAAGCCGGTGCTGCGCAGACGCCGTCCGGTACGGCCCGAACTGGTGCTGCTGTGCGACGTGTCGGGGTCGGTGTCCGGGTTCTCGGACTTCACGATGCTTCTGGTGCAGGCGCTGCACGACCAGTTCAGCAAGGTGCGGGTGTTCGCCTTCGTCAACCGGCTCGACGAGGTGACACCGCTCCTCGTGCACGGCGCGGCCGACCCGGAGGGGCTGGGCGCCCGCATCCGGGCGGAGGCGACGCTCACGGGCTGGCACGGCAGCAGCGACTACGGCGTCGCGCTGGGCGAGTTCGCGGAGCGCTACGGCGACGCGGTCGGCCCGCGCACCACGGTGTTCGTCCTCGGTGACGCCCGTACGAACATGAGCGACCCGAACCTGGCGGCGGTGGGGCGCGTCGCCGAACGGGCTCGGCGCGTCTACTGGTTGAACCCCGAGCCGCAGGCCCTGTGGGGAACGGGCGATTCCGCCGCGCCCGCGTACGCCGAGCTGGTCGACATGCACGAGTGCCGCACCGCCCGCCAGCTCAGCGCACTGATCGCACGGCTGCTGCCGGTCTGA
- a CDS encoding GMC oxidoreductase: MTDERHYDVIIIGTGAGGGTIAHRLAPTGKRILLLERGDYLPRERDNWESAAVFVRGKYRAPEFWYDKHGNQFPPEVNYYVGGNTKFYGAALFRMRPEDFGELRHHDGISPAWPLTYEELEPYYTQAEHLYLVHGLHGEDPTEGPTSAQYAHPPVQHEPRIEQLSHDLEKQGLHPFHLPIGVNLTQDDRGRATHASACIRCDRVDGFPCLLGAKSDAQVICVEPALEHANVEMVTHADVRRLDTDAAGRSVTSIVATVGDGDTTTVEFTADIVVVACGAVNSAVLLLRSANDRHPQGLANSSDVVGRHYMRHNNLALMAVSREPNDTRFQKTLALHDWYLGSDDWDFPLGGIQMLGKSDSEQIHGEAPRWAGAVAPDMPFEVLAHHAVDFWLCAEDLPDADNRITLDRDGGIHLALDEKNNIAGLKRLRHKLQSMLGHLGMHEHHLLSHSIYLHKGMPIGATAHQAGTVRFGRDPESSALDVNCKAHDLDNLYVVDTSFFPSIGAVNPSLTAIANALRVGDHISERLQ; the protein is encoded by the coding sequence ATGACCGACGAGCGGCACTACGACGTCATCATCATCGGCACCGGTGCGGGCGGTGGCACCATCGCCCACCGACTGGCCCCCACCGGAAAACGGATCCTCCTTCTCGAACGCGGCGACTATCTGCCCCGCGAACGCGACAACTGGGAATCGGCCGCCGTCTTCGTCAGGGGGAAATACCGCGCTCCCGAGTTCTGGTACGACAAACACGGAAACCAGTTCCCACCCGAGGTCAACTACTACGTGGGCGGCAACACCAAGTTCTACGGCGCCGCACTCTTCCGGATGCGCCCCGAGGACTTCGGTGAACTCCGTCACCACGACGGCATCTCCCCGGCCTGGCCGCTGACTTACGAGGAACTCGAGCCGTACTACACGCAGGCCGAACACCTCTACCTCGTCCACGGCCTGCACGGCGAAGACCCGACCGAGGGCCCCACCAGCGCCCAGTACGCCCACCCACCGGTCCAGCACGAGCCGCGTATCGAGCAGCTCAGCCACGATCTGGAGAAACAGGGGCTGCACCCCTTCCATCTCCCGATCGGGGTGAACCTCACCCAGGACGACCGGGGCCGGGCCACCCATGCCAGCGCCTGCATCCGCTGCGACCGCGTCGACGGCTTCCCGTGTCTGCTCGGCGCCAAGTCCGACGCACAGGTCATCTGCGTCGAACCCGCTCTCGAACACGCCAACGTCGAGATGGTCACCCATGCGGACGTGCGGCGCCTCGACACGGACGCGGCCGGCCGCAGTGTCACCTCGATCGTGGCGACCGTGGGGGACGGAGACACCACCACCGTGGAGTTCACGGCCGACATCGTGGTCGTCGCCTGTGGCGCGGTCAACTCGGCCGTCCTGCTGCTGCGTTCGGCCAACGACCGGCATCCGCAGGGCCTGGCCAACAGCTCGGACGTGGTGGGCCGGCACTACATGCGCCACAACAACCTGGCCCTGATGGCCGTGTCCAGGGAACCCAACGACACCAGGTTCCAGAAGACCCTGGCGCTGCACGACTGGTATCTGGGATCCGACGACTGGGACTTCCCCCTCGGCGGCATCCAGATGCTGGGCAAGTCCGACTCCGAGCAGATCCACGGCGAGGCGCCCCGTTGGGCCGGTGCCGTCGCCCCCGACATGCCCTTCGAGGTGCTCGCCCACCACGCGGTCGACTTCTGGCTGTGCGCAGAGGATCTGCCCGACGCCGACAACCGCATCACCCTGGACCGGGACGGCGGCATCCACCTGGCCCTCGACGAGAAGAACAACATCGCCGGGCTGAAGCGCCTGCGGCACAAACTGCAAAGCATGCTCGGCCACTTGGGCATGCACGAACACCATCTGCTGTCGCACAGCATCTACCTGCACAAGGGCATGCCCATCGGCGCCACCGCGCATCAGGCGGGCACGGTCCGCTTCGGGCGCGACCCCGAAAGCTCCGCGCTCGACGTCAACTGCAAGGCCCACGACCTCGACAACCTCTACGTCGTCGACACGAGCTTCTTCCCCAGCATTGGTGCGGTCAACCCCTCGTTGACCGCCATCGCCAACGCACTGCGCGTCGGCGACCACATCTCGGAGCGACTGCAATGA